From the genome of Thermogutta terrifontis, one region includes:
- a CDS encoding glutamate synthase subunit beta, protein MGNPTGFLKYPRVDAGHRPVEERIHDWREIDLPLAERILNEQAARCMDCGIPFCHMSGCPVKNRIPEFNDLVYRGKWREAADNLHSTNNFPEITGRVCPAPCEAACTLSINSQPVTIKHIEYQIAERAFAEKWVRPIKPAQRTGKRVAIIGSGPAGLAAAQQLCRLGHEVIVFEKSDRIGGLLRYGIPDFKLEKHIIDRRLEQMVAEGVHFEPNVWVGRDITADELRRSFHAILLAMGAGKPRPLTVPGADAKGVHFAMDYLTQQNRRIAGDPVPTTGPDAIYAKDKHVVVIGGGDTGSDCVGTAIRQGAKSVLQIEILPKPPEGKNPETPWPLWPRIMRTSTSHEEGCVRRWSVLTKALSVKDGQVTHLHACEVEWIRGPKGWEMREKPGTDFTVPADLVLLAMGFLHVEHEGLVQQFGLQLDQRGNVVVKKWMTSVPGVFAAGDTVKGASLVVHAINHGREAARAIHEWLCTEPTLPRETVLSVATAR, encoded by the coding sequence GTGGGTAATCCAACAGGGTTTTTGAAATATCCGCGGGTGGACGCAGGTCACCGGCCTGTGGAGGAAAGGATCCACGATTGGCGGGAAATCGATCTGCCACTCGCCGAGCGTATTCTCAACGAACAGGCGGCACGCTGCATGGACTGTGGCATCCCGTTTTGTCACATGTCGGGCTGCCCGGTCAAGAACCGGATTCCGGAATTCAACGATTTGGTATATCGCGGAAAATGGCGGGAGGCGGCCGACAACCTGCATTCCACCAACAATTTTCCCGAGATCACCGGCCGTGTGTGTCCTGCCCCGTGCGAGGCGGCCTGCACCCTCTCCATCAACTCGCAACCGGTGACGATCAAGCACATTGAGTATCAAATTGCCGAGCGGGCGTTTGCCGAGAAATGGGTGCGGCCCATCAAGCCGGCGCAGCGAACCGGGAAGCGAGTGGCCATTATCGGCTCCGGCCCGGCAGGATTGGCCGCCGCCCAGCAGCTTTGCCGTCTCGGACATGAGGTCATTGTCTTCGAAAAGTCGGACCGGATCGGTGGACTGCTCCGCTACGGCATTCCCGATTTCAAGCTGGAAAAACACATCATCGACCGGCGACTGGAGCAGATGGTCGCCGAGGGAGTGCACTTCGAGCCGAACGTGTGGGTGGGGCGTGACATCACGGCCGACGAATTGCGGCGGAGCTTCCACGCGATTCTTCTGGCCATGGGCGCCGGCAAGCCGCGACCGCTGACCGTTCCCGGTGCGGATGCAAAAGGAGTCCATTTTGCGATGGACTACCTCACCCAGCAGAATCGCCGGATTGCCGGTGATCCTGTTCCCACCACCGGACCGGATGCCATCTACGCCAAAGACAAGCATGTGGTTGTCATTGGAGGTGGGGATACGGGGAGTGACTGTGTCGGCACGGCCATCCGACAGGGCGCCAAGTCAGTCCTGCAAATTGAAATTCTGCCCAAACCCCCGGAGGGTAAAAATCCGGAGACGCCCTGGCCGCTCTGGCCGCGGATCATGCGGACTTCCACCTCTCACGAAGAGGGATGCGTCCGCCGCTGGAGCGTGCTCACCAAAGCCCTCTCTGTCAAAGACGGCCAGGTGACCCATCTTCACGCCTGTGAAGTGGAATGGATCCGCGGGCCGAAAGGCTGGGAAATGCGGGAGAAACCGGGGACGGACTTCACGGTCCCGGCGGACCTCGTGCTCCTGGCCATGGGCTTTTTGCACGTGGAGCATGAAGGGCTCGTCCAGCAATTTGGCCTTCAGCTCGACCAGCGGGGAAACGTGGTCGTCAAGAAGTGGATGACCTCCGTGCCCGGCGTGTTTGCGGCGGGAGACACAGTCAAGGGCGCGTCGCTGGTGGTGCACGCCATCAATCACGGCCGGGAAGCTGCCCGGGCGATTCACGAATGGCTGTGCACCGAGCCGACGCTGCCCAGGGAAACCGTGTTGTCGGTTGCCACGGCACGCTGA
- a CDS encoding bifunctional nuclease family protein, with product MPVQMQLARIVLSDIAEEQIIYLKEVDGDRAFPIVIGVFEAQSIYRAVRNVVLPRPMTHDLIINILQELSIEPQDVLISELREHTYFARLRFRQNGSLVEVDARPSDAIAIAVRWKPPLPIYVAEEVLSEALDQ from the coding sequence ATGCCAGTCCAGATGCAACTTGCCCGAATTGTCCTCAGCGACATCGCGGAAGAGCAAATCATTTACCTCAAAGAGGTGGACGGAGACCGGGCATTTCCGATCGTCATCGGCGTCTTCGAAGCCCAGAGCATTTATCGGGCGGTGAGGAATGTCGTGTTGCCACGCCCAATGACGCACGATCTTATCATCAATATTCTGCAGGAACTTTCCATCGAGCCGCAGGACGTCCTCATCAGCGAACTTCGCGAACACACTTACTTTGCACGACTCCGGTTTCGGCAGAACGGCTCGCTGGTGGAGGTGGACGCCCGTCCGTCGGATGCCATTGCCATCGCCGTACGATGGAAACCTCCCCTGCCCATCTACGTCGCAGAAGAGGTGCTCAGCGAGGCCCTCGATCAATGA
- a CDS encoding DUF4190 domain-containing protein: MSIIDGQKPIFRSEQPVIRRRTRIGFRPTDDYKVIQAQAVLSLVLGVLSIFCFFTVYLFWIPLGGLIFGWIARKEIAKSPKERLGLGMAQTGIILSLVFGVLGCGWVMYTYLAEAPPGYKLITFAELQPDPNEPKLIPQFARDLEEKKVFVWGYMVPGEKQYGITDFVLVEQLSHCQFCQSQLRPTQMIEVHFKNGLSVDYSTKRIGVGGVFTSNPDVLKQQFGGIVYRIEADTVR; encoded by the coding sequence ATGAGTATTATCGACGGTCAAAAGCCCATTTTCCGCAGCGAGCAGCCGGTCATCCGGCGGCGAACCCGGATCGGCTTCCGGCCAACGGATGATTACAAGGTCATCCAGGCCCAGGCGGTGCTCAGCCTGGTGCTGGGTGTGCTCTCCATCTTCTGCTTCTTCACCGTTTATTTGTTCTGGATTCCCCTGGGTGGTTTGATTTTCGGCTGGATTGCCCGCAAGGAAATCGCGAAATCGCCGAAGGAACGACTCGGCCTGGGAATGGCCCAGACGGGGATCATCCTTTCCCTCGTTTTCGGTGTGCTGGGATGCGGCTGGGTCATGTACACGTATCTGGCAGAGGCTCCCCCCGGATACAAATTGATCACCTTCGCCGAACTCCAACCGGATCCCAACGAGCCCAAGCTCATTCCCCAGTTCGCGCGAGATCTCGAGGAGAAAAAAGTCTTCGTGTGGGGATACATGGTGCCGGGTGAAAAACAGTACGGCATCACAGACTTCGTGCTCGTGGAACAGCTTTCCCATTGCCAGTTTTGCCAGTCCCAGCTTCGGCCCACCCAGATGATCGAAGTCCATTTCAAAAATGGGCTCTCTGTGGATTATTCCACGAAGAGAATCGGGGTGGGTGGCGTGTTCACGTCGAACCCGGACGTCCTCAAACAGCAGTTCGGCGGGATTGTGTACCGCATCGAAGCCGATACCGTCCGCTGA